Below is a genomic region from Kazachstania africana CBS 2517 chromosome 9, complete genome.
TTTTGAATCTGTGGAAGAATTCTGGGCTATTTTCCAAAACATTCCTGAACCACATGAATTGCCATTAAAATCTGATTACCACGTCTTCCGTAACGATATTAGACCAGAATGGGAAGATGAAGCCAATTCCAAGGGTGGTAAGTGGTCTTTCCAAGTTAAAGGTAAGGGTGCTGACATTGACGAATTATGGTTAAGAACTTTACTTGCCGTTATTGGTGAAACCATCGACGAAGAAGATTCTCAAATTAATGGTGTCGTCTTAAGTATCAGAAAAGGTGGTAACAAGTTTGCCTTATGGACCAAATCTGAAGATAAGGAGCCTTTAACTAAGATCGGTGCTAAATTCAAGCAAGTTTTAAAATTAACTGAAGACGGTTTATTAGAATTTTACCCACATTCTACTGCCAATGATAGACACGCACAACCATCAATTAGTTTGTAAGCTATAGTATATTACAATGAATGTACCCCAAATCTGCTCCCTCCCATTCCCTTAGttacaaattttcatctttaaatcCCCAAAAAATAAGTTAGTTACATTTTAAATTTGTGTCtaactttatatataaataatttggTTCAGATTAGCTATTTgaataaacaaaataattatatagTCTAAATGTAGtatgtttattttttatcaa
It encodes:
- the CDC33 gene encoding translation initiation factor eIF4E (similar to Saccharomyces cerevisiae CDC33 (YOL139C); ancestral locus Anc_3.20), which produces MSVEEVTQKFEEAVSVSDAPKTVLSDNANFEVKHPLNSKWTLWYTKPAVEKSESWSDLLRPVTTFESVEEFWAIFQNIPEPHELPLKSDYHVFRNDIRPEWEDEANSKGGKWSFQVKGKGADIDELWLRTLLAVIGETIDEEDSQINGVVLSIRKGGNKFALWTKSEDKEPLTKIGAKFKQVLKLTEDGLLEFYPHSTANDRHAQPSISL